Proteins found in one Phycisphaerae bacterium genomic segment:
- a CDS encoding terpene cyclase/mutase family protein yields MSNGRLMILFLTLTTLLPPRTVVAQAEKSVQSPEQPDMFVEMTPGSEEAIRSALKFLAGCQLPSGAWMYGKVGPNVGVTSLAILAFLATGNVPEQGEYAPVLDRGIGWVLANAQPSGFIHYADGSSHGPMYEHAAATLMLSEIYGMSERPEIAAAIQAAVRVIVNAQNSEGGWRYQPHSRDADISVTVMQILALRGAQHAGMIVPAETIERAIKYVKLCADRGGGFYYQTRSGKPGYARTGAGVTSLEVCGEFDCDETRRGLDYLIANLGADKEREGNYHYGIYYAAQAVYQAKDPRRWQQWFPPIREQVLAQQREGAYWDSEHGPAYGTTMMVLTLSIPCRYLPIYQR; encoded by the coding sequence ATGAGCAACGGACGCCTGATGATCCTGTTTCTGACGTTGACGACGCTTCTGCCGCCGCGAACGGTCGTGGCGCAGGCTGAGAAGTCGGTCCAGTCGCCTGAACAGCCCGACATGTTCGTGGAGATGACACCCGGATCGGAAGAGGCGATCCGCAGCGCGTTGAAGTTTCTGGCAGGGTGCCAGTTGCCCAGCGGGGCGTGGATGTACGGCAAGGTCGGTCCGAACGTGGGGGTGACCTCGCTGGCCATTCTGGCTTTTCTGGCAACCGGCAACGTTCCCGAGCAAGGCGAATACGCGCCGGTGCTGGACCGCGGGATCGGTTGGGTGTTGGCCAATGCTCAGCCCAGCGGTTTCATCCATTACGCCGACGGGTCCTCACACGGCCCCATGTATGAGCACGCGGCGGCCACGCTGATGCTCAGCGAGATTTACGGCATGAGCGAGCGACCGGAGATTGCGGCGGCGATCCAGGCGGCCGTGCGGGTCATCGTGAACGCTCAGAACAGCGAGGGTGGCTGGCGATATCAACCTCACAGCCGCGACGCGGATATTTCGGTCACCGTCATGCAGATCCTGGCCCTGCGCGGCGCACAGCATGCGGGCATGATCGTGCCGGCCGAGACCATCGAGCGTGCAATCAAATACGTCAAGCTTTGCGCCGACCGCGGCGGCGGCTTCTACTATCAGACGCGGTCCGGCAAGCCGGGTTATGCCCGCACGGGGGCGGGGGTCACATCGCTGGAGGTCTGCGGCGAGTTCGACTGCGACGAAACGCGGCGAGGCCTGGACTATCTCATCGCCAACCTCGGCGCGGACAAGGAAAGGGAGGGCAACTACCACTACGGGATCTACTATGCCGCCCAGGCCGTGTACCAGGCGAAGGATCCCCGCCGCTGGCAACAATGGTTTCCGCCGATCCGCGAGCAGGTGCTGGCACAACAGAGAGAGGGGGCATACTGGGACTCCGAACACGGACCGGCTTACGGGACGACCATGATGGTGCTGACGTTGTCCATCCCCTGCCGTTACCTGCCGATT